A window of Aeromicrobium duanguangcaii genomic DNA:
GCCCACTCGGCCTCGGCCGCGAACGTCTCGACCCGGTACGGCAAGGGCGGCGCCATCAGCGTCACCGCTCCGATCGCCGGCCGCGTCAGCGTGGCGGGACTCGGCAGCCAGAACGCCGCCGCGGGCCAGACCGTCCGCTTCGCCCTGCCGCGCAACCTCACCGCCGGCACGAAGCGCTACACGGTGACATTCGCCCCGAACGCCGTGAACCTCTCGGCCTCCGCCCGGACGGTCACCGTGAAGATCGCCAAGGTCGCCGCCTCCAAGGCCAAGGTCAAGGTCAGCAAGAAGCCCACCTCGAAGAAGAAGGGCAAGGCCGTCGTCAGCGTCAAGGGCGTCTCCGGCGGCGCGGCTCCGACCGGCAAGGTCCGCGTCAAGCTGACCAAGGGCAAGAAGAGCAAGTACGTCACGGTCAACCTGGTCAAGGGCAAGCGCACCGCCACCCTGCCGAAGCTCGCGAAGGGCAAGTGGACGGTTCGCGCCGCCTACCTCGGCAACGCCAACTACACGAAGCGCGGCTACGTGAAGGTGGGGACGGTCAAGGTCACCAAGTGACCCGCTGACCTGTCAGTCGCGATCGGCCGACACTGCTGCGAGGACGAACCTCGTGGTGGTGTCGGCCGACGCATGTCTGGCCGACAGCGTCGCGTGCAGCAGCGAGACGATCGCGTCGACGTCGTCCACGGCGAACTCGCCCTGCGCCGCGCCGTCGATGAGGATCTGGCGCAGCACCTGCTCGACCGCGACGACGTGCTCGCGCATCGCCATCACGGACTCCGGCGACAGCATGGCGCGCAGCTCCGGGCCGAGCCCGATGTGGAAGTCCTTCGACGTGTCGACGTGATGCCGCACGTAGGTCTCGAGCCGGGCGGTGGGCGTCGTCTGGTTGGCGAGCGACTCGTTCAACTGGTCGAGGTAGCGACCCGTCTCCTCCGTGGCGAAGGCGACGACGACCGCTTCCTTGTCCTTGAAGTGGTTGTACAGCGACGAGCGTCCGACCTTCGCGTGCGCCGCCAGATCGGCCATCGTGATCGCGTCGAAGGGGCGGTCCTGCAGGAGCTCGACCAACGCGTCGAAGACCCGCCGTCGCATGGCGACGCGATGCTCCTCCAGCGACTCTCCGATGATCTTCGGCACGCTCGTAGGCTACCCGCGCCGCTCCCGACCGGCCGGTCGGCCGCGCGCCCGCGTCCACGCCGACAGCGGTCGATAGGCTGAGCCGGTGAGCCCCTACGAACTCGCCCGCGAAGCCGCCGACGTCCTGCGTGACCGCACCGGAGGTGGTGACCACGATGTCGCCCTGGTGATGGGGTCGGGCTGGCTGCCGGCCGCCGACGCCCTCGGCGAGCCCGAGTTCGAGATCCCGACCGAGGAGCTGCCCGGCTTCAGCAAGCCGGCCGTCGCCGGACACGGCGGCACGATCCGCTCCGTCCGCGTGGGCGACCTGCGTGCCCTGGTCTTCCTGGGCCGCACCCACTTCTACGAGGGCAAGGGCGTCGCGTCCGTCGTCCACGGCGTTCGCACGGCTGCGGCCGCCGGCGTCCGGACGATGGTCCTGACGAACGGCTGCGGCGGCCTCAACCCGGCCTGGACACCCGGGACGCCGGTGCTCATCAGCGACCACATCAACCTGACCGCGACATCGCCCATCGTCGGCGCGAACTTCGTCGACCTCACCGACCTGTACGCGAAGCGCCTGCGCGACCTCGTGCGCGAGGTCGAGCCGGACATCGACGAGGGCGTCTACGTCCAGTTCCCCGGACCGCACTACGAGACCCCGGCCGAGGTCAAGATGGCGGGCGTGCTCGGTGGCGACCTCGTGGGCATGTCCACCACGCTCGAGGCGATCGCGGCCCGCGAGGCCGGCATGGAGGTGCTCGGCATCTCGCTGGTCACCAACCTCGCCGCCGGCATCTCGGACGCTCCGCTGAACCACGAAGAGGTGCTCGAGGCCGGCAAGTCCGCCGCCACGCGCATGGGCGCGCTCCTCGCCGACCTGCTCCCCCGCGTCTGAGGGCTACGGCGTCTCGCGCCCAGTCGGCGGCGCGATGTCGCCCGGTCCCCCGCCCGGATACGGTGGACGGATGGACCCGCTCGACGCTGCCCGGGACTGGATCTCGCAGGATCCCGACCCGCAGACCCGTGACGAACTGACCACCCTGATCGACACGGGCGACGGCGCCGAGATCGCGGCGCGCTTCGCCGGCCGGCTGCAGTTCGGCACCGCCGGCCTGCGCGGCGAGCTGGGCGCCGGTCCGATGCGGATGAACCGCGTCACGGTGGCCCGCGCCGCTGCCGGCCTGGCCCGGCACCTGCTCGACACCGCGCCCGAGCCCAGCGTCGTGATCGGGTACGACGCCCGCACGAACTCCGACGTCTTCGCCCGCGACACCGCCGAGATCATGCAGGCGATGGGCGTGCGCGCGCTGCTGCTGCCCGAGTACCTGCCCACGCCGGTGCTGGCGTTCGCGATCGGGCACCTCGGCGCCTCGGCCGGCGTCATGGTCACCGCCTCGCACAACCCGCCGCGCGACAACGGCTACAAGGTCTACCTCGCCGACACGAGCCAGATCGTGCCGCCCGTCGACGGTCAGATCGCCGCCTGCATCGACGCGGTCGGCCGGGTCGACGAGCTGGGTCGCGACACCGGCTACACGGTGCTGGGACCCGAGGTGGCCGAGGCGTATCTCGACGCCGTCGCGGCCCTCGTCCCGGACGGACCTCGCGAGCTCGTGGTCGCCTACACGCCGATGCACGGCGTCGGCGGACACTCGATGGCACAGGTCGCCGAGCGCTCCGGGTTCGCGGACCTCCACGTCGTCGAGGCACAGGCGCGCCCCGACCCCGCCTTCCCGACGGTCGCCTTCCCCAACCCCGAGGAGCCTGGCGCGATGGACCTCGCGCTCGAGCTGGCGGCCTCGGTCGACGCAGACGTCGTCATCGCCAACGACCCGGACGCCGATCGGTGCGCCGTCGGCGTCCGCACCGAGGGCGGGCACCGGATGCTCACCGGCGACCAGGTGGGCGCGCTGCTGGCCGAGTCGCTGCTGAGCCGGGGCGTCGAGGGCACCTACGCGTGCTCGATCGTCTCGTCCGACCTGCTGGGACGCCAGGCCGCCGCGCACCAGCAGCCGTGGCAGCAGACGCTGACCGGCTTCAAGTGGATCGGCAAGGTCGAGGGGCTCGTCTTCGGCTACGAGGAGGCGCTGGGCTACTGCGTCGCTCCGCACATCGCGCGGGACAAGGACGGCATGTCCGCCGCCGTGCTGATCATGGCGCTGGCCGCCTCGCTCAAGGCCCAGGGCCGCACCCTCCTCGACCTGCTGGACGACATCTACCGTCGTCACGGCTGGCACGCGACCGGCCAGCTCGCGGTCCGGGTCGACGACCTGTCGATCATCGCGACGGCGATGGAGCGGCTGCGCACCGATCCTCCGGCGACGCTGGCCGGCGTCGCGGTCACGTCGCTGGACGACCTCGAGCTGGGATACCAAGGACTGCCGCCCACCGACGGCGTGCGACTGGGGCTGGACGGCGGCAGCCGCATCATCTGCCGTCCGTCCGGCACCGAGCCCAAGCTGAAGTGCTACGTCGAGGCCGTGACCGCGGTCGGCGACAGTCTCGAGGAGGCTCGCGAGACCGCGGCCGCCACGGTCGACGCGATCATCGCCGACCTGTCGGCCTATCTGGGTCTGGTCTGATTCAGACCCGGTGAGTGGCGGGCCGCCGCCGAGGCGTCGGAGTCATGCGGCAGAGGAGCCGAGGGAGTGCGACTATGCCGCGCTCACGACGAGGGAGTCCCCGGCGGCGGCGTCCGTGGCGCGGGCGAGTCGAACCCGCGTCGGCTCGCCGTGGGGCAGAACCGCGTGAGCGCAACGAGAATCGCGCATGGCCGCCCCCTCCCGTACGAACCCTTGGTGCCGGACTTGCTCACCACTCCCATCAAGCCTCAGTCCGCCCAGGGGGCCTGTCAATTCGAGGAGACACCCTTTTCGGGGCGGTCTCGGCGGATGCCGACCTCGTGACGTACTACCGTGACGCCAAGATCACGGTGACGGACGAAGGGGGCGGGCAGGGTGTCGGGACACGGCGAGGTTCTCGCGCTCTTCCGGCGGCACGGGCCGCTGACGAGGGCGCAGGTCGTCGAGCTGTCCGGACTCTCCCGCGCCACCGCCACGCACCGTCTCGAGGCGCTCGTCCAGGCCGGGCTCATCCGGCATGAGGCCGCGGATCGCAGCACGGGCGGCCGGCCCGCCAGTGTGTTCGACCTCGCCGAGAACCGCGGCAGCCTCCTGGTGGCCGACATCGGCAGCAGCCACGCGCGGTACGGCCTGGCCGACCTGGCCGGCCGTGTCCTGACCGCGCTCGACGACGACATCGCCATCGACGACGGGCCCGACGCCGTCCTCTCCCGCGTGCTCGCCGCCTTCGACGCCCTCACGGCCGACGACGTGCCCCCGGTCCTCGGCGTGGCCATCGGCGTCCCGGGGCCCGTCGACCATCGCACCGGACGCCTGGTCAGCCCGCCCACGATGATCGGCTGGGACGGGTACGACGTCGCCGCACCGATCAGCGAGCACATCACCGCACCGGTCGTGGTCGACAAGGACGCCAACCTGGTCGCCCTGGGCGTGCACCGTGCGCTGCGCTCCGAAGCCGTCCACGGCGCCGACGACCTGCTGGTCATCAAGGTCGGCATGGGCATCGGCGCCGGCATCATCTCGCGCGGCCGGGTCCTGCACGGAGCGCGGGGCGGCGCCGGCGACCTCGGACACATCCCCCACGACGACGGGCCGAAGTGCCGGTGCGGCCAGCTCGGGTGCGCCGAGGCCTCGGCCGGCGCGTGGGCCATCGCCGCCCACCTGCGCGATCTCGGCCACAACGTCCGGACCTCCGCCGACGTCGTCGCCCTGGCCCGAAGCGGCGACCGCGACGCACTCTCCAGCCTGCGCGACGCGGGCCGGCGCCTGGGCGACGTCGTCGTCGAGGCGGTCGGCGTGCTGAACCCCGCGATGGTCGTCGTGGGCGGCGACCTCGCCGAGGCCGGCGACCTGCTGGTCGACGGGGTGCGCGAGCGCGTCTTCGAGCGATCCCACCCGCTGGCCACCACCGATCTGTCGGTGATCGCCTCCCCCTTGGGCGCCGATGCGGGTCTGCTGGGCGCCGCCCAGATGGCCGCCGACGCCGCCCTCTCGCCCGAGCGCGTCGAGGTCCTCGTCGGCTCCTGACGCAGGCGCCCCAACGGGCTTTTGTGAAGCGTTAGACAAAAGATGTTCGCCCGCCTACGGTGGACGGGTGGTTCCTTCCGAGTTCTCCTCCCCCGCGCCCGTGGACCGCTGGTCCGATCCGCTCGACTTCGAGGCCGTCCGCCACGCTCGCGTGCTGCCGCTGGACGTCGTCCAGGCCAAGGGCAACGGCCACGCCGGCACCGCCGTCAGCCTCACCCCCGCGCTCTACGTCCTGTTCCAGGAGTACCTGCGCCACGACCCCGCGCAGCCCGACTGGGCGGGCCGTGACCGGTTCGTCCTGTCGGCCGGACACACCAGCCTCTCGCTGTACCTGCAGCACTACCTGAGCGGCTACGGCCTCGAGCTGGACGACCTCAAGAAGGCCCGCGCCCTCGGCAGCCTCACCCCGGGTCACCCCGAGTGGGGCCACACGCCGGGCGTCGAGACGACCACCGGCCCGCTCGGTCAGGGCGTCGGCAATGCTGTGGGCCTGGCGATGGCCGCGCGTCGCACCCACGCCCTGCTGCAGCCGGACACCGACCCCGAGGAGGGTCTGTTCCGGTACCGCACCTGGTGCGTCGCGGGCGACGGCTGCCTCTCGGAGGGCGTCTCGCAGGAGGCCTCGTCCCTGGCCGGCACGCTGGGCCTCGACGGTCTGATCCTGATCTGGGACGACAACCGGATCTCGATCGAGGGCGACACCGCGATCGCGTTCACCGAGGACGTCGCCGGCCGCTACCGCTCGTACGGCTGGGAGGTCGTCGAGATCGACGACGCCGAGGACCCCGCCGCGATCCGCGCCGGCTACGACGCCGCACTGGCCGTCACCGGCCGTCCCGTGTTCGTCCGGCTGCGCACGCGCATCGGCCACCCGATGCCGACCGTCGGCGGCACCGCCGGTGCCCACTCCGGTGCTCCGGGCGAGGCCGAGGTCGCCGCCACGAAGGTCGCGCTGGGCCTCGATCCCGAGCAGCACTTCGTCATGCCGCAGGACGCTCTCGACCACGCCCGTCGCGTGCGTGAGCGCGGCGCGCGGGCACGCGAGCAGTGGCAGGAGCAGTACGACGCGTGGCGCGCGGCCGATCGCGAGCACGCCCTGCTGCACGACCTCATGCGCGAGCGCGACGTGACGCCGCAGGCCCGCGAATTGCTGGCCGCGCTGCGCGCCACGCCGCAGGCCAAGGCCACCCGCGTCGCCAGCGGCGCCGTCCTCAACGAGATCGCTCCGGAGCTGCCCTGGCTGTGGGGCGGCTCGGCCGACCTCGCCGAGACCAACAACGTCGCGATCGCCGGGGTGCGCAGCTTCACCCCGACCGAGTACGACGGCGATGAGTGGCCCGGCGGCCCCGACGGCACGCTGGTCCACTTCGGCATCCGCGAGCACGCGATGGGCGCGATCCTCAACGGCATCGCCCTCAGCGGCTACTCGCACCCGTTCGGCGCGACCTTCTTCGTCTTCTCGGACTACATGCGCCCGTCGGTGCGGCTCGCCGCCCTCATGGGCCTGCCCGTCACCTACGTCTGGACGCACGACTCGGTCGCCGTCGGCGAGGACGGCCCGACCCACCAGCCGGTCGAGCACCTGTGGGCGCACCGCGCGATCCCGGGCTTGGACGTCGTCCGTCCGGCCGACTGGGTCGAGACGGTCGACGCGTGGACGCGGGCGCTGACCAGCGACCGTCCGACCGCCCTCGTCCTCAGCCGCCAGGGTGTCCCCGTCGTGGGTGACGCCGTCCCCGCCGACCAGGGCGCCCGCCGCGGCGCCTACGTCCTGGCCGACACCGACGGCACCGCGGACGCGATCATCATCGCCACCGGCTCCGAGGTCGGCCTGGCGATGCAGGCTCGCGAGGCGCTCGCCGCCGAGGGCCTCGCCGTGCGCGTCGTCTCGGCGCCGTGCCTGGAGTGGTTCGAGGAGCAGGACCTCGCCTACCGCGAGTCCGTCCTGCCCCGCTCGATCACCGCCCGGGTCAGCGTCGAGGCCGGCACCGCCACCGGCTGGTACCGCTACGTCGGGACGAACGGTGAGATAGTGAGCGTCGAGGAATTCGGTGCCAGTGGTGCCGGTGATCTCGTGCTCGCCGAGCGCGGCATCACCCTCGACGCGGTCGTCGGTGCCGTGCACCGTACGCTCGCCACCGTCCGCGAGGACCCCAAGGAGGAGACCGCCCGATGAGCAAGACCCTGATCGCCGGCCTGGATCGCCTGCCCGGCGTGGACAAGGTCGGACTCGAGGCCCGCGCGGCCCAGCTGGCCAGCCGCTCGATCAAGACCACGTCGAAGCAGTGGGCGATCGACCTGGCGATCTCGATGGTCGACCTGACGACCCTCGAGGGCGCCGACTCCCCCGGCAAGGTGCGCGCGCTGGCCGCCAAGGCGCTGCGCCCCGATCCCACCGACCCGTCGTGCCCCCGCGCCGCCGCCGTGTGCGTCTACGGCGACATGGCCGGGTACGTCCGCGAGGTCGTCGGCGACCAGGTGCACGTCGCCGCCGTCGCGACCGCGTTCCCGTCGGGCCGCGCGTCGCTGGAGGTCAAGCTGGCCGACACCGCCGCCGCCGTCGAGAACGGCGCCGACGAGATCGACATGGTCATCGACCGGGGCGCCTTCCTGTCCGGCGACCTGGCCACCGTCCACGACCAGATCGTGGCGGTCAAGGAGGCCTGCGGCTCGGCCCACCTCAAGGTCATCCTCGAGACCGGCGAGCTGCAGACGTACGACAACGTCCGTCGCGCGTCGTGGCTGGCGATGGACGCCGGCGCCGACTTCATCAAGACGAGCACCGGCAAGATCCAGCCGGCGGCCACCCTGCCCGTGACGCTGCTGATGCTCGAGGCCGTGCGCGACTACCGCATCGCCACCGGACGCCAGGTGGGCGTCAAGCCCGCCGGCGGCATCCGCACCACCAAGGACGCCATCAAGTACCTCGTCGTGGTCAACGAGATCGCCGGCGAGGACTGGCTCGACCCGGACTGGTTCCGCTTCGGGGCGTCGTCGCTGCTCAACGACCTGCTCATGCAACGCCAGAAGATGCTCACCGGCCGGTACTCCGGCCCCGACTACGTGACCCTGGACTGATCCCATGCCCAAGTTCGAATACGCACCCGCGCCGGAGTCGCGCTCGATCGTCGATCTCGCCGCGAGCTACGGCCTGTTCATCGACGGTGAGTTCACCGACGGCGGAGGCACGTCCTTCAAGACCGTGAACCCGGCGACCGAGGAGGTCCTGGCCGAGGTGGCCGAGGCCGACGAGGCCGACGTCGACCGCG
This region includes:
- a CDS encoding phospho-sugar mutase — translated: MDPLDAARDWISQDPDPQTRDELTTLIDTGDGAEIAARFAGRLQFGTAGLRGELGAGPMRMNRVTVARAAAGLARHLLDTAPEPSVVIGYDARTNSDVFARDTAEIMQAMGVRALLLPEYLPTPVLAFAIGHLGASAGVMVTASHNPPRDNGYKVYLADTSQIVPPVDGQIAACIDAVGRVDELGRDTGYTVLGPEVAEAYLDAVAALVPDGPRELVVAYTPMHGVGGHSMAQVAERSGFADLHVVEAQARPDPAFPTVAFPNPEEPGAMDLALELAASVDADVVIANDPDADRCAVGVRTEGGHRMLTGDQVGALLAESLLSRGVEGTYACSIVSSDLLGRQAAAHQQPWQQTLTGFKWIGKVEGLVFGYEEALGYCVAPHIARDKDGMSAAVLIMALAASLKAQGRTLLDLLDDIYRRHGWHATGQLAVRVDDLSIIATAMERLRTDPPATLAGVAVTSLDDLELGYQGLPPTDGVRLGLDGGSRIICRPSGTEPKLKCYVEAVTAVGDSLEEARETAAATVDAIIADLSAYLGLV
- the tkt gene encoding transketolase, which translates into the protein MVPSEFSSPAPVDRWSDPLDFEAVRHARVLPLDVVQAKGNGHAGTAVSLTPALYVLFQEYLRHDPAQPDWAGRDRFVLSAGHTSLSLYLQHYLSGYGLELDDLKKARALGSLTPGHPEWGHTPGVETTTGPLGQGVGNAVGLAMAARRTHALLQPDTDPEEGLFRYRTWCVAGDGCLSEGVSQEASSLAGTLGLDGLILIWDDNRISIEGDTAIAFTEDVAGRYRSYGWEVVEIDDAEDPAAIRAGYDAALAVTGRPVFVRLRTRIGHPMPTVGGTAGAHSGAPGEAEVAATKVALGLDPEQHFVMPQDALDHARRVRERGARAREQWQEQYDAWRAADREHALLHDLMRERDVTPQARELLAALRATPQAKATRVASGAVLNEIAPELPWLWGGSADLAETNNVAIAGVRSFTPTEYDGDEWPGGPDGTLVHFGIREHAMGAILNGIALSGYSHPFGATFFVFSDYMRPSVRLAALMGLPVTYVWTHDSVAVGEDGPTHQPVEHLWAHRAIPGLDVVRPADWVETVDAWTRALTSDRPTALVLSRQGVPVVGDAVPADQGARRGAYVLADTDGTADAIIIATGSEVGLAMQAREALAAEGLAVRVVSAPCLEWFEEQDLAYRESVLPRSITARVSVEAGTATGWYRYVGTNGEIVSVEEFGASGAGDLVLAERGITLDAVVGAVHRTLATVREDPKEETAR
- a CDS encoding purine-nucleoside phosphorylase, which gives rise to MSPYELAREAADVLRDRTGGGDHDVALVMGSGWLPAADALGEPEFEIPTEELPGFSKPAVAGHGGTIRSVRVGDLRALVFLGRTHFYEGKGVASVVHGVRTAAAAGVRTMVLTNGCGGLNPAWTPGTPVLISDHINLTATSPIVGANFVDLTDLYAKRLRDLVREVEPDIDEGVYVQFPGPHYETPAEVKMAGVLGGDLVGMSTTLEAIAAREAGMEVLGISLVTNLAAGISDAPLNHEEVLEAGKSAATRMGALLADLLPRV
- a CDS encoding ROK family transcriptional regulator gives rise to the protein MSGHGEVLALFRRHGPLTRAQVVELSGLSRATATHRLEALVQAGLIRHEAADRSTGGRPASVFDLAENRGSLLVADIGSSHARYGLADLAGRVLTALDDDIAIDDGPDAVLSRVLAAFDALTADDVPPVLGVAIGVPGPVDHRTGRLVSPPTMIGWDGYDVAAPISEHITAPVVVDKDANLVALGVHRALRSEAVHGADDLLVIKVGMGIGAGIISRGRVLHGARGGAGDLGHIPHDDGPKCRCGQLGCAEASAGAWAIAAHLRDLGHNVRTSADVVALARSGDRDALSSLRDAGRRLGDVVVEAVGVLNPAMVVVGGDLAEAGDLLVDGVRERVFERSHPLATTDLSVIASPLGADAGLLGAAQMAADAALSPERVEVLVGS
- the deoC gene encoding deoxyribose-phosphate aldolase; this encodes MSKTLIAGLDRLPGVDKVGLEARAAQLASRSIKTTSKQWAIDLAISMVDLTTLEGADSPGKVRALAAKALRPDPTDPSCPRAAAVCVYGDMAGYVREVVGDQVHVAAVATAFPSGRASLEVKLADTAAAVENGADEIDMVIDRGAFLSGDLATVHDQIVAVKEACGSAHLKVILETGELQTYDNVRRASWLAMDAGADFIKTSTGKIQPAATLPVTLLMLEAVRDYRIATGRQVGVKPAGGIRTTKDAIKYLVVVNEIAGEDWLDPDWFRFGASSLLNDLLMQRQKMLTGRYSGPDYVTLD
- a CDS encoding TetR/AcrR family transcriptional regulator; the encoded protein is MPKIIGESLEEHRVAMRRRVFDALVELLQDRPFDAITMADLAAHAKVGRSSLYNHFKDKEAVVVAFATEETGRYLDQLNESLANQTTPTARLETYVRHHVDTSKDFHIGLGPELRAMLSPESVMAMREHVVAVEQVLRQILIDGAAQGEFAVDDVDAIVSLLHATLSARHASADTTTRFVLAAVSADRD